In SAR324 cluster bacterium, the sequence CCCGCGATGATCAAACCAGTACTGAGCGGTCCCACACCAAAAGGTTTCAAGAATTCTACGATGGCCAAGGGCACTTTGTAATACGCTAGCAGCCAGCCAAATGCTGACGCAGTTCCTACGCAGAACAATGAAACTGCGGAGAAGCGGCCAGCTTCATAAAATGCTTTGACGACTTTGCTGAGGTTTAAAGTACGGTAGCCAATCACTCCTAGTAAAAGGGAATAAACGACAGCTACAGCCGAAGCTTCAGTAGGAGTAAAGATTCCGCCCACGATTCCTCCGACGATGATAACAGGCGTCATCAATGGGGGAATTGCCTGGATTAGGGCGACAAAGAGTTCTTTGAGGTTTGATCGTTGGGTCGTCTCATAATTATTTGACTTGGCATAAATATATACAGCTAACATTTGTGAGGCAGCAATCAAAACTCCGGGAACCACCCCAGCCAGGAAGAGTCCTCCAATTGAAACTGACATCAATCCCCCCCAGACCACCATCATGATGCTAGGAGGAATGATCACACCCATCACCGACGAACAAGCTGTGATTGCCACTGAAAAGGAAGTGGAGAAACCCTGTTTTTTCATTTGTGGGATCAGTAGGGAACCGATCCCTGCAGCATCTGCTGTTGAAGAACCTGAGATACCCGCAAAGAGCATACTGACAACAACATTTACGTGTCCCAGACCGCCTGTCAAATGCCCCACGAGGGCTCTCGAAAAACGAATCAGGCGATCCGTGATCCCCGAGGCATTCATCAAGTTAGCAGCAAGTAAAAAGAAGGGGACCGCCAGCAAAATGAAAGCGTTATAGGATTTGAACATTTCGTTCATCAACACGATTGGCGTCAAGCGATCCGAAAGCAGCAACACTGGTGCACACGCAAGCCCCAACGCAAAGGCCACTGGCACCCTCAATATGATGAGAACGATAAATGTGGGGAAAAGGATTGCTGAAACTTCTCCCGCAGTCATTTTGAACTTTTCAAGGTTTTCAGGTTATTGATGAATTTTTCGATCAAAAAGAAGAACCATGTTGCCCCTGCCAAAGGCCAGGCCCCGTAGATATAGATCATGGGTAATCCAGACATCTCGGACTGTTGCATCAATCCAAACTGTACCAGTGGCCAACCCCAAATGATGAAGATGACAGCAACACAAGTCATCATGAAATCTGGTATCAATTCCCAAATTACCTTACCGCGTTGTGTCTTCGGCTCAGCTATCAAATCTACGATAAAATGGGACTTGTCACGAACAGCGACCATGGAGCCAACGAGGATGATCCAGATGAAACAGAATCGGGCCATCTCCTCAGTCCAGATGTACCTTGGAATCAAACCCGTGTAGCGGGAGAGCATCTGCATTGAAACTGGAAGTAACAGCAGAAACATCAAGGCTGTGAGCAGGCCTCTGAGAAACCTGTGATAAAACTCAAAAATCATGGTCTTGAGTCATTTGAAGGGAGCCTATTCGGCCCCCTATTTCAAAATTAGGTTACTTTATGGCTTGGATAGCTTTGTAGAGATCAGCAGCATCATTATCTGCAAAGAACTCTTCAAGAACAGGCATCGCAGCATCAATCAACTTCTGACGTTCGGTAAAGTTGACCGTCTTCAATTTGCCCTCAGACTCAAGCTTGGTCAAAATTCCTTGCCCCTCGGTCATTTCAACTACACGACCGTAGGCACCAGCATCTTTTCCAGCCTGAATGATTGCTGCCTGTAAATCTTCGGGAAGGCTTCGGAGAGTCTTGCCACTGACGGCCAGCGGTCGCACGGTAATGGAGTGTGCTGTGAGGGAGATATTTGGTCCAACCTCGTAGAACTTCATCTGCTGAATCCCTGCGGCTTCATTCTCCGCGGCATCAATCACACCAGTCTGAATTGCATTGTAGACTTCAGAGTAAGCGATTACGGATGGAGCCATCCCAAAAGCATTGAACAATTGGGTTTGAATCGGAGCACCCATCACACGAATCGGCACATCACTGATCTCTGACATGTTACTAACTGGCTTGTTGACGATCAGGTGCCGAATTCCACCTCCACCATAGCCAATAATTTTGATGTCAGCGCGCTTGTAAATATCTTCTTCAATCGGTCCAAACACACCGCTTGTCAGTACCTTGCTCCAGTGAGCTGGATCTCTGAAAAGCATTGGTGGATCCATCAGAGTTGCCATCTGGGAAAAGGTTGACATGTGGGAAGGAGAGGCGACAGCGTAGTCAACCGAGATTCCCTGGTTCATGTAGGCGACATAATCTTTCTCCAGTCCTAATTCACTGTTCAGGTGCATCACAAATTCAAGCTCATCGGGGCCATTATAATACATTTTGGTGAGTTCCTCGAAGCGTCGCATCAAGCGAGTGTAGGAGTGTGTCTCATCAAACTGGCTGGCACCGTGCAGTGTGATTTTCTTAGCGTAGACCGTGGTGGTTGCCCCAACAAAAACCATGCTCGTGGCGAGTCCGATTCCAATCATCTTTGACAGAATCGATTTGGCTGTTTTTGAAATCATCCACGTTTTCATGTTTCTCTCCATAGCAAGTTGACATTGAGTATCTTCAATGATGCGAAGTACGCGCGGAGAATATTCCTTTAAGAATTTGATAGCAAGGTATATTAAACTCTGCTTGCATTATTTTGCCGAACATTGCCTGATTGTTAGTTTTTGGGTCTTTGATGCAAATTCTCACTCAAGAAATCAACCATCTGTGGGACCATCTTCGCACCCTGACTCGTTCCCACAGCCTCTGCCAAGGTTGACTGAGCCCCAATTGCCATTCGAGAAGTCGTATTGAGATCCTCAGCCATTTGGACATAGTAGTTGATATCTTTCACCGCATTCTCTATAGAAAATGTGAGATCAATCTGCCCATCGATGGCATAGTTCCTAATAAAATCCATCATACCTGAACGTAATGGTCCCGCTGACATGGCTTGATAAACTTTATCACGGGGAACCTCTGCAGCATCTGCCATAGCGAAGACCTCTGCCATGGCACAGGCCGTTGTCATCGCAAAAAAGTTGTTCAGAAGTTTGATTTTGTTCCCAGTGCTTGACGAACCTAGATAAAAAACATTTTCCCCAAGGTCATTTAGCACTGGTTTTACCTGATTGAAAACCACCTCATCCCCAGCTCCCATGACATTCAGCTTGCCATCCTTTGCGTGTGCTGGAGTTCGCCCCAGGGGACAATCCAAATAGAATGCTCCCTTCGCAGCCAAATCCTGTGCAATCTTCAATGTCGAAGAGGGCAAAGAAGTGCCGAAGTCGATTACAGTTGTACCAGCTTTAACTCCCAAAAGGACTCCTGCGTCACCGTAAATGTTAGATTCCACACTTTGGGAGTTATCCACACAGAACATCACAATCTCGACTTGTTCTGCCATCTGCTTTGCTGAGGCTGACTCAACAGCTCCCCGAGATATTGCTTCCTCAATTTTCTGACGACTTCGATTGCCTTTGACTATCAATTCATAGCCCAGCGATTGAAGTCTTTCTACCATGGCTGAGCCCATCAGTCCCAAGCCAATAAATCCAATTTTTGGTTTCTGCATATCTATCCTGGATAATTGATATTGAAATATTTAAATTCGTTAGTATCTGGAATCATAATGATTTCCTTTTAGAATAAGGCAAATAATTATCAGAGACATAAGTCAATTTATCAGGAAAAAGACAAATGAATTTTGCTAAATGGTGGCTGAATTTTCAAAAATCGCTCGACTAAATTCCCTAAATTCATATTTTTGGTCGGATAACAAATATACCTTGCTTGAAGGTTGGGCAGCAAAATCTCGCATTTTCAAATAAATAATTTGTAGAAGGATCCAGATGATCATCAGAAAAGTCACCCCTTTGAACAGTCCAAATACCACATCACAACCAATTGATCTTGAAATCGAAGACGGTAAGATCATCCGCCTTGGACCTCAGTTGGACAACCCAAAGGGTTTTAAAGAGTATGCATTTGAAAATGCCCTGATGTCGAAAGGTTGGGTGGATCTGCACGTACACGTCTATTTTGGGGCGACCGACATCTCCATCCGGCCTGAACAGGCTGGACTTGAAACTGGAGTGACTACTTTAGTTGATTGTGGCTCTGCAGGGGAAGCCAACTTTGTGGGATTTTCAGAATTCATTGCTAAACAGGCCAAAGAGAGGCTCTTTGCTTTCTTGAACATCGGAAGCATCGGACTTGTCGCCTGCAATCGAATCAGTGAACTTTCTCTTGGGTTTCGCTCGGTGAATGTAGAACGAACTTTAAAAACCATTGAGAATTATCCTGACCTAATTCGGGGGATCAAGTGCAGGGCTAGTCAGGTCATCACTGGAGACTTAGGTGCTGAAGCAGTACGAGTAGCGAGGAAGGTAGCCCGTGTCGCAGGATTGCCGCTGATCGTCCATGTTGGGGAACCACCACCCTTGATGGAAGACGTGCTTGATCTTCTCGAGGAAGGGGATGTGGTCACCCATGCCTTTCATGGGAAACCCGGGGGTAATCTGATGGAGGATCCGAGGTCACTTGCCGCTGTTCACGAAGCGAGAATTCGGGGGGTTTTACTGGACGTGGGGCATGGTGCAGCCTCTTTTTCCTTCAAGGTGATGCGCTTTGCGAGAGAGCAGGGAATCGAAACAGATTTGATTAGCACCGACCTGCACCGCAACAGCATCAAGGGGCCTGCCTACGACCTGCCTACAACCCTTTCAAAACTTTTGAATCTGGGAATGCCGCTGGAACAAGTCATTGCAGCAGGATCAACAAGACCCTCTTCCTTTTTAGACCCCACGGAGGGGGAAGATTGGTTGAAAGTTGGAAAGAAAGCAGACCTAACAGTATTCCGGGTAGATCAAGCGAACACTTCAGTCGAAGACAGCCTGGGTGATAATCTCACTTTAACTCAGTTGATTCATCCACTACTCGCCATTCAGGGTGTAAATCATGCTGAGTGCGGTCTACGATTCCAGTAAAATTTTGTTTGAGCACAAAAACTAGCACCAATGGGCTGGGAGGATCGGCCGGCCATTATCAAGCTTATCTGCAATCCAGTTTGCTTGTCGAACCCCATCTCGATAACTCGAGTGCTGCAAAGGTACTCTATCAACAGGCCCCGTAAAAGCCTCAACCAAAGCATCACAGAACCCCACAGAGTCTTCAACTAACATGGTGGGTATTTGAACATGGGGAGCGTGATGAACTGGTTCAAAATAAGACAGAGTTTTCTCTACGGACATTTGAGCGGATGCTGAGCCTCGCAAGTGATCGTTGAATTCTTCGAGGGGATAGTTGCTAGCCTGTGATGCCCTCTTAAGGGAGTTGTAATGGAGCGCAGGGGTATAGTGGAGGGCGGCTGCCTCAGATCTACGGGCTGCTGTCCAAAGCGCTAATTCACCACCAAGTAAGCAAATTCTTTGACCGTCCACTTCTTCACGACTTTTCAAAAAGTCCATGACAGATAGACAATCTCCAGCAATATCACGGTAAATGTAGGATTCTGCAGCTTCAATCCCCAAGGTCAATAATCCTGGATATGCTGCCGCAAAAGGCTCATCAGAGAGTCGTTGGCCTCGATGACACAACGCTACGCAGATATATTTACAACGCTCTTCGAAAGGTGGGATGTGAACAACGCTCCCATAGTTTGGGAGATGGTAGATGACTGGGAAGGGCCCTTCACCTCTTGGCACACTGTAGTAAGCAAAGATTCGATAACCTTTCACACTTGAAAGCTGTAAGCCGTACAGAGTGAATTGAGGTTTGCTGCGAATGGACAGTGCCTTCAATTCAGGCTCTGGAACCACTGAATTCAAGTCGCTTTCAATACCAGCCCAGAATTGATCAAAGTCCTTTGGTTTCATGATTCCTTGTATTTTCAGAGCTTGGTGACTCAAGATCCAGCTTGTTTCAATTGGTTGTCGAAAAAAGCATCCACCACATGATCATGCTCATGATGATTGGCGTCATGACCATGCCCTTCGTATTCGTAGAGCTTTTTATTAGACGTACCAATCCTTTCCATCAATGGATAGGCAGTCTCTGGAGGACAAACATCGTCTTGCAGGCCAATGTACACGATGATGGGACATTGAATCCGCTCTGCAAAGTTGAAGCAGTCATAATAATTCCAAGTATCCACTATCGCTGACCTATGTTCTGGGTGTATTCCCAGATAATCGTTGATTTCCTCATACGGATAAGTACGCGTCAATTTAAAGGCGTCCACGACGCCCGCAAGATAAGGTGCTCCAGCTGAAGCGGCTCTGACTTGTTGACGGAGCGCGGAGACAACAAGAGTCAATGCACCTCCCTGGCTACTCCCTTGGATTCCAATCCGATCAGAGTCTACCTCTGGTTGCTCAAGTAGAAAATCAATCACCCTCACTGCATCGATGTAAAATCCCTTGTAACCGTAATGGTCTCGATCATTGATGTTGTGGGTTAACAAACCAGGATATCCGGGGTTGAATGCGCCATTGCTCCGTAATTTGCCCCGTGGAGCAGCACCAAAGGTAGCATAACCTTGGGCAGCATGTGATTTTGGCAAGGTTGGCTCACTGATGTAGCCTGGATAGAAAACGCGGGCGGGAAGGGTCTTGGTTCTTTCTCTGGGCAGACAATACCAGCCAGCGATTCGCAAACCATCAAGGCTGTCATATTTGACATCAAACACCTCTACTTCCTCACTGGAACGCAAAGGATTCAACTCAATCGAGGCATTCAATGGGATTGAGTCAACTTCCTCCATGATTTCCTGCCAAAACTGGTCAAAGTCATGCGGTTTGACAACTTCCGTAGGATGAGCAGATAAATTTGGTTTGGGCACGAAACTCCTTTATTTCAAGAACATCGTTGATTCAGAGCGATAGCAAAAGGGAGAGTAATTTAATGGATTACCTTGAGAATCTGCTCCAACACAATCTGCGTCTCTTTATCACTAACCGTCATTGGATTGAGAAGGATGGCGTTCAGTTTCTCAGAGGGAGCAACAGATACTGCAGGTTCGCCCACCATCAATTGGTCCACAAGTTGATCCTTTGACCAATTGTCTGGAAGCTGAACAATAGCTCTTGGGACTGGTTGTCCTGCTTCATTGGGATAATCTCTTTTGGCTGAGAGTCCACCTTTTCCATTCAAGCCCTGGATCCAGATCTGAACACGCTGCTCGTAGACTTCCAGCAACTGTTCGTGATCTAAGCTCACGTAGCGCTCTACTGCTGCCAAGAGGCCCATCATTTCCTCCTTGCCGACCTTCATCGGTCTTCCCACACCATGATTGGGAGCACCCAATATCCTTATCCGCTCAATCCATTCTGACTTTCCAACTACTAGTCCCGATGCTTGTGGGCCTGACAAGTCTTTGCCACCGCTGAAAATTGCCAGATCTGCCCCTAATTGAGTGAAGTTCCAAAGATTGCTAGCAGGTGGCAACTGGGCAGCTCCATCCACAATGATAGGTACACCCTGCTTTTTGGCGGATTGAATGACATCTTCCAAAGAGAGTTCACTCGGCTGATTCATCACACCCTGAAACCAGAAAACAGCAACAGTCGAAGCGCTGTAAGCGTTTTCCAAATCCTCTAGGGAAGTTCCATCAATTGTTCCAATTTCCACCAAAGTAGCACCTGCTTGCCGCACAGCATAGTCGTAAGGATTCCGGTGCATCCTTTGGACAATGACCTCATTCTGAGTTCCGAGTGAATTGGGGAAGCTCTCAAAGGTTGCTCCTGAAACTTTTTGGATGCATGCAGCCGTAGCCAGCAGCAACCCTGTCGCAGCACCACAACTTACGAAGGCAGCTTCATTCTGTGTGATTTCTGCCAAGCGAGCCCCAACTTTCTGCTGAAGATCATGCATGTCAACGAATGATTGAGCAGCATGCTGCATCGCTTGGCGAATCTCTGCAGGCATCAGCGAACCACCGAGTTTCGTGAGGGTAGCATTCGCATTGATAACAGGCCGAATCCCAAGCGATTTGTAATTCGAAGTCATGGATTCCTTTCGGGGAACAGATGTTTTAGCAGTGATGAATCTTCATTACGTTAGGTTCTGTCTCTCTGAATCTCATCCACCATGATCTTGCTGCAACAGACCTACACCATAGAATTCGTAGGAAGCAGCTTCGTCCGGGAAGTCGACAACATGGACGGTAAAACGAGCTGGAACTCCATTTTGTGGGCATTTCTCTTTGAAGAAATTGCGGTAAGCCTTTGCATATTCTGCACGTACTCTTTCCTGCTCTTTGCGATAACCTGCTGGATCAGAGAGCGGGCTGGGAGACTTTGGTTGGGCTCCAAATGCGTGAATTTCGATGAAGTCTATTTCTGCGATCGACTGACAGATTCCAGCCTCTTGTAACCAGTATTCCCAGCAACGAAAGACCAATGGAACTTCAATAGCAGGTTCCATGCTTGTGACTGAATCCAACTGAAGAACCTTTGTTGCAGAGTGCCCTCCAGTAAGCCCTGAGAAGTGAATTCGTAGGTCTCCATCAGGTTGTTTTTCTACCACCATTGCTGATAAAACAGGATCTTCACCCTCGTAGTAGTAGGTTAACTTTCCACGTTTCTTTACCAAAAAGGCCATTTTCAATCCTCTTAGATTGTTAGGTTTGATCAGCAGACTCAGGATTTTGATGAAGCAGATCTAATGAAATGTAACTTGCCAAATAGGCTTTATGTGGCTGGTCTAGCCTTTGGAGTCCAATCCAACATTCGTTCAGCCTTGGCCATGCACATAATTTTTTGTTCATAGTCTCCACTGAGCATGAAAGCCTGAAAACCTGCCTTCAGTTCGAGGGCTGCAAGCATTGCAGAGGCAATATCTTCATCAGTTGTCGCTATTGTAGTAACTCCTTGTTGGGTCTCGCTCAGCCACTTTTCTTTCAGGGTAGGATGACATAGACGCAGAGCATTCGTATGCATTCCCCATCTTCGCCAGGCATTGCGACAAATTTCCTCACCCAGCCACTTCGTGAAACCATAAAGCGCTGTTTCATCTGGTGGGATTTCCTCATCTTGAAAGTAGCGCTTCCGGAGATCCGCATAGACCGACATACTGCTACAGTAGACAGCCTGTTGGATCCCTGCTGCCTGCGCACTCCTCAATAAGAAATGTAGACCCTTGACATTCACATCGTAAGCAGAGTCAACCCCTTTCCAGGTGTCCCAGTCTTCGCTACCCATTGCCAGATAGATCAAAGCATCCATACCCTTAACGGCTTTTTCTAAACCAACAGGATCTGTTAGTTCTCCTTGAAGAAATTCCAGTGACTGATCCACCGGGGGATTTCGATCATAGACTCGTAGTTGATGCTGCTTTTTGAGAAAGGGGATAACTAGGGTTGCTACCCGACCACTACCCCCCGCAAGAAGAACTTTCATTCGATTTCCATAAAGCAAGTAAAATTAATAACTTCAACCCTTTAAAGCACCAGTCGTGATACCATCCTGAATCTGCTTTTGAAACGTTATATACACAATTAATGTGGGCACCATAATGATTGTTAACGCTGCAAATAGAGCACTCCAGTCATTCTCATAGAATTGCTTGAACAGCATGAAAGCCAGACCTTGGGAGAGCATGTATTTACTCTCATCACTGATCAACACGAGGGGTAAAACATATTGGTTCCACATCCCCAAAAAGTTGAAAATGCCCATGCTGATCAATCCAGGTGACGCCATTGGTAGCATGACCTTGAAGAACACCTGATAGGGGTTAGCACCATCCATAATCGCTGATTCTTCTATTTCAGTCGGGAGAGTCTTGAAGAAGCCTGTCAGAAAGAAAATGGTGAAGGGAAGAGAATAGGCAATGTAGACTAGAATCAATCCATGGAAGGTGTTGAGCATCTTTAATTGATTCACCAAGTTAAAGAGTGGCACTAGGGCAAGAAACACAGGGAAGAGCATTCCAGAAAGAAACATGTAGAAGAGGAAACGCCGACCAACAAATTCAAAACGTGCCAAGACATAAGCTGCCATCGCAGAGATGATTAACGTTAGCAGCAGAGCAGGAACAACAACAATCAGAGTATTTAGGAGATATTCTCCCACATGAGCTTTGGTCCAGGCTCTCGCGAAGTTATCCCACTGCAGTTCCACTGGTGGGGCCCAAGGGCTGAAGAACAATTCCTGATCGGTCTTGAAGGAACTGTAGATCATCCAGATCATTGGAAAAATCACTGTCACTGCCCAACCGATCAGAACCGTTTGCGTGGAAACGGCCGACCAGCGGCTTACTTGGTACATTCGAACTCCTAGAATTCAATCGTCTCTCGACGCGTCACACGGAAAATCAGTAATGTCAGAACGATGACAATGACGAAGTAAACCATCGCGATACTGGTGGCATACCCAAAACGACTATGTAAGAAAGCGTGCTCGTATAAGAGGGTAGCCAATACATCTGTGGAGCGGTCCGGACCGCCCTGAGTCATCGTGAAGGTAATGCCAAACATGTCCATCGCTATGACAGTGATGAAAACGAGTGAGGACCTAGTGTTTTCCCAAAGCAAGGGAAATGTGATTCGAAAAAAGGTTGATCCTCTACCAGCCCCATCCAGTGCTGCAGCTTCATAAAGTGATTTTGGGATGGAGAGCATACCCGCCATGAAAATCACCATAAAGAATCCTGCAGACTGCCAGACCGTCACAGCCACAATCGACCAGAGAGCTGTATCAGGATCCCCCAGCCAAATTGGTGGATTCTCAATTCCAACT encodes:
- a CDS encoding aminotransferase class V-fold PLP-dependent enzyme yields the protein MTSNYKSLGIRPVINANATLTKLGGSLMPAEIRQAMQHAAQSFVDMHDLQQKVGARLAEITQNEAAFVSCGAATGLLLATAACIQKVSGATFESFPNSLGTQNEVIVQRMHRNPYDYAVRQAGATLVEIGTIDGTSLEDLENAYSASTVAVFWFQGVMNQPSELSLEDVIQSAKKQGVPIIVDGAAQLPPASNLWNFTQLGADLAIFSGGKDLSGPQASGLVVGKSEWIERIRILGAPNHGVGRPMKVGKEEMMGLLAAVERYVSLDHEQLLEVYEQRVQIWIQGLNGKGGLSAKRDYPNEAGQPVPRAIVQLPDNWSKDQLVDQLMVGEPAVSVAPSEKLNAILLNPMTVSDKETQIVLEQILKVIH
- a CDS encoding TRAP transporter large permease, whose amino-acid sequence is MTAGEVSAILFPTFIVLIILRVPVAFALGLACAPVLLLSDRLTPIVLMNEMFKSYNAFILLAVPFFLLAANLMNASGITDRLIRFSRALVGHLTGGLGHVNVVVSMLFAGISGSSTADAAGIGSLLIPQMKKQGFSTSFSVAITACSSVMGVIIPPSIMMVVWGGLMSVSIGGLFLAGVVPGVLIAASQMLAVYIYAKSNNYETTQRSNLKELFVALIQAIPPLMTPVIIVGGIVGGIFTPTEASAVAVVYSLLLGVIGYRTLNLSKVVKAFYEAGRFSAVSLFCVGTASAFGWLLAYYKVPLAIVEFLKPFGVGPLSTGLIIAGAFLFIGMFIDAIPAIIILGTVLLPLAQYAGIHDIHFAIIGVVSLAFGLVSPPYGLCLMISCSIGEIKIIDALQHVCFILIPMLLILLVIILLPDLILYLPRLLMPRFM
- a CDS encoding carbohydrate ABC transporter permease; translated protein: MYQVSRWSAVSTQTVLIGWAVTVIFPMIWMIYSSFKTDQELFFSPWAPPVELQWDNFARAWTKAHVGEYLLNTLIVVVPALLLTLIISAMAAYVLARFEFVGRRFLFYMFLSGMLFPVFLALVPLFNLVNQLKMLNTFHGLILVYIAYSLPFTIFFLTGFFKTLPTEIEESAIMDGANPYQVFFKVMLPMASPGLISMGIFNFLGMWNQYVLPLVLISDESKYMLSQGLAFMLFKQFYENDWSALFAALTIIMVPTLIVYITFQKQIQDGITTGALKG
- a CDS encoding TRAP transporter small permease subunit, with product MFLLLLPVSMQMLSRYTGLIPRYIWTEEMARFCFIWIILVGSMVAVRDKSHFIVDLIAEPKTQRGKVIWELIPDFMMTCVAVIFIIWGWPLVQFGLMQQSEMSGLPMIYIYGAWPLAGATWFFFLIEKFINNLKTLKSSK
- a CDS encoding sugar ABC transporter permease, which gives rise to MHRNKYGIILPFLAPALILYSLFVIYPYAQAMYVAFTKWKGLRKSPRFVGLDNFEKMLGDDKFWNALSNNLIYLVFLPIITLGFALFMAFMISQKVRFSNFYRVTFFFPQVMSVVAIGILWSFVYHPTIGIFSSLLKAVGIENPPIWLGDPDTALWSIVAVTVWQSAGFFMVIFMAGMLSIPKSLYEAAALDGAGRGSTFFRITFPLLWENTRSSLVFITVIAMDMFGITFTMTQGGPDRSTDVLATLLYEHAFLHSRFGYATSIAMVYFVIVIVLTLLIFRVTRRETIEF
- a CDS encoding NAD(P)-dependent oxidoreductase, with the protein product MKVLLAGGSGRVATLVIPFLKKQHQLRVYDRNPPVDQSLEFLQGELTDPVGLEKAVKGMDALIYLAMGSEDWDTWKGVDSAYDVNVKGLHFLLRSAQAAGIQQAVYCSSMSVYADLRKRYFQDEEIPPDETALYGFTKWLGEEICRNAWRRWGMHTNALRLCHPTLKEKWLSETQQGVTTIATTDEDIASAMLAALELKAGFQAFMLSGDYEQKIMCMAKAERMLDWTPKARPAT
- a CDS encoding amidohydrolase/deacetylase family metallohydrolase produces the protein MIIRKVTPLNSPNTTSQPIDLEIEDGKIIRLGPQLDNPKGFKEYAFENALMSKGWVDLHVHVYFGATDISIRPEQAGLETGVTTLVDCGSAGEANFVGFSEFIAKQAKERLFAFLNIGSIGLVACNRISELSLGFRSVNVERTLKTIENYPDLIRGIKCRASQVITGDLGAEAVRVARKVARVAGLPLIVHVGEPPPLMEDVLDLLEEGDVVTHAFHGKPGGNLMEDPRSLAAVHEARIRGVLLDVGHGAASFSFKVMRFAREQGIETDLISTDLHRNSIKGPAYDLPTTLSKLLNLGMPLEQVIAAGSTRPSSFLDPTEGEDWLKVGKKADLTVFRVDQANTSVEDSLGDNLTLTQLIHPLLAIQGVNHAECGLRFQ
- a CDS encoding TRAP transporter substrate-binding protein — protein: MKTWMISKTAKSILSKMIGIGLATSMVFVGATTTVYAKKITLHGASQFDETHSYTRLMRRFEELTKMYYNGPDELEFVMHLNSELGLEKDYVAYMNQGISVDYAVASPSHMSTFSQMATLMDPPMLFRDPAHWSKVLTSGVFGPIEEDIYKRADIKIIGYGGGGIRHLIVNKPVSNMSEISDVPIRVMGAPIQTQLFNAFGMAPSVIAYSEVYNAIQTGVIDAAENEAAGIQQMKFYEVGPNISLTAHSITVRPLAVSGKTLRSLPEDLQAAIIQAGKDAGAYGRVVEMTEGQGILTKLESEGKLKTVNFTERQKLIDAAMPVLEEFFADNDAADLYKAIQAIK
- a CDS encoding acetylxylan esterase, which translates into the protein MKPKDFDQFWAGIESDLNSVVPEPELKALSIRSKPQFTLYGLQLSSVKGYRIFAYYSVPRGEGPFPVIYHLPNYGSVVHIPPFEERCKYICVALCHRGQRLSDEPFAAAYPGLLTLGIEAAESYIYRDIAGDCLSVMDFLKSREEVDGQRICLLGGELALWTAARRSEAAALHYTPALHYNSLKRASQASNYPLEEFNDHLRGSASAQMSVEKTLSYFEPVHHAPHVQIPTMLVEDSVGFCDALVEAFTGPVDRVPLQHSSYRDGVRQANWIADKLDNGRPILPAHWC
- a CDS encoding NAD(P)-dependent oxidoreductase; the encoded protein is MQKPKIGFIGLGLMGSAMVERLQSLGYELIVKGNRSRQKIEEAISRGAVESASAKQMAEQVEIVMFCVDNSQSVESNIYGDAGVLLGVKAGTTVIDFGTSLPSSTLKIAQDLAAKGAFYLDCPLGRTPAHAKDGKLNVMGAGDEVVFNQVKPVLNDLGENVFYLGSSSTGNKIKLLNNFFAMTTACAMAEVFAMADAAEVPRDKVYQAMSAGPLRSGMMDFIRNYAIDGQIDLTFSIENAVKDINYYVQMAEDLNTTSRMAIGAQSTLAEAVGTSQGAKMVPQMVDFLSENLHQRPKN
- a CDS encoding acetylxylan esterase, translating into MPKPNLSAHPTEVVKPHDFDQFWQEIMEEVDSIPLNASIELNPLRSSEEVEVFDVKYDSLDGLRIAGWYCLPRERTKTLPARVFYPGYISEPTLPKSHAAQGYATFGAAPRGKLRSNGAFNPGYPGLLTHNINDRDHYGYKGFYIDAVRVIDFLLEQPEVDSDRIGIQGSSQGGALTLVVSALRQQVRAASAGAPYLAGVVDAFKLTRTYPYEEINDYLGIHPEHRSAIVDTWNYYDCFNFAERIQCPIIVYIGLQDDVCPPETAYPLMERIGTSNKKLYEYEGHGHDANHHEHDHVVDAFFDNQLKQAGS